From Staphylococcus delphini, one genomic window encodes:
- a CDS encoding DNA topology modulation protein FlaR, translating into MYRRIVILGMPGSGKSTLCVKIGRALNIPTFHLDRYAWEGDALVPAEVLQQQVTEIVKADAWVMDGTYEATLDDRLARADLLIWLTDARWRCILRVIRRYVMRKIHPQTGDNPDIISWEFIRYIWQYEHQKTERILRIYRRHADHCELWRR; encoded by the coding sequence GTGTATCGACGTATTGTGATTTTAGGTATGCCCGGTTCGGGAAAATCGACGTTATGTGTGAAAATTGGAAGGGCGCTCAACATACCCACATTTCATTTGGATCGCTATGCATGGGAGGGTGATGCGCTTGTACCGGCAGAAGTGTTGCAACAACAAGTCACTGAAATTGTGAAGGCAGACGCATGGGTAATGGATGGCACATATGAAGCGACATTAGACGACAGATTAGCGCGCGCAGATTTGTTAATATGGCTTACGGATGCACGTTGGCGTTGTATTTTACGCGTCATTCGTCGCTATGTGATGCGCAAGATTCATCCTCAAACTGGAGACAACCCAGACATCATCAGTTGGGAATTTATCCGTTACATTTGGCAATATGAGCATCAGAAAACAGAGAGAATCTTGCGTATTTATCGACGCCATGCCGACCATTGTGAACTATGGCGAAGATGA
- a CDS encoding ABC transporter substrate-binding protein yields MRKRLLILLSIALFIVTGCTPNSQNHASHDKKVLKIGYLPITHAANLMMTKEIKKNNPYYDVELVRFNNWPDLMDALNSGRIDGASTLIELAMKAKSKGSPIKAVALGHHEGNVVLGQNGHDLHDFNNKDDYAFAIPHRYSTHYLLLEEMRKQLHVHDGHFHYHEMAPAEMPAALSEQRIDGYSVAEPFGALGEKLGKGHLLQHGSDIMPDAYCCVLVLQEDVIQHHHQAAQQFVSDYKKAGYQLDDTAKSVDVMSKYYKQDRKILEQSARWTSYGDLTIQRAGYDKIAQLVKSHQLFDAPSYAQFVDDSLYEKG; encoded by the coding sequence ATGAGAAAAAGATTACTTATTTTATTGAGCATCGCCCTTTTCATCGTGACGGGTTGTACGCCAAATTCTCAAAATCATGCAAGCCATGATAAAAAAGTGCTGAAAATAGGCTACTTGCCGATCACACATGCGGCGAATTTGATGATGACGAAAGAAATTAAAAAGAACAATCCGTATTACGACGTCGAATTGGTCCGTTTTAACAATTGGCCTGATCTGATGGATGCATTGAACAGCGGGCGAATAGATGGTGCCTCTACGTTAATCGAACTGGCGATGAAAGCAAAATCGAAAGGTTCCCCAATCAAAGCAGTGGCACTCGGCCATCATGAAGGGAATGTCGTCCTCGGTCAAAACGGCCATGATTTGCATGACTTTAACAATAAAGATGATTATGCGTTTGCGATTCCACATCGTTATTCCACACATTATTTACTGTTAGAAGAAATGCGCAAACAGCTTCATGTTCATGACGGCCATTTTCATTATCACGAAATGGCACCTGCTGAAATGCCTGCCGCACTCAGTGAACAACGTATTGACGGTTATTCCGTGGCAGAACCATTCGGCGCACTCGGTGAAAAGCTTGGAAAAGGTCACTTATTGCAACACGGCAGCGATATTATGCCTGATGCGTATTGTTGTGTCCTCGTCTTACAAGAAGATGTCATTCAACACCATCATCAAGCCGCTCAACAGTTTGTCAGTGATTACAAAAAAGCGGGTTATCAATTAGATGATACAGCCAAAAGTGTGGATGTCATGTCGAAATATTACAAACAAGACCGCAAAATTTTAGAACAATCTGCAAGGTGGACGTCTTATGGAGATTTAACGATCCAACGAGCGGGCTACGATAAAATTGCACAACTCGTGAAGTCTCATCAGTTATTTGACGCACCTTCATACGCGCAATTTGTCGATGATTCATTATATGAGAAAGGGTGA
- a CDS encoding ABC transporter ATP-binding protein: MIEIKALQHDFGAHRVIQNFNLTIPTGKIVSLIGKSGCGKSTLLNIIGGFLTPTSGDIIINQTPKTAPSPDCLMLFQHHNLLPWKTINDNIRLGLNQSVSNTHINTYLSTVGLANKGTHFPAELSGGMQQRVAICRALIHQPRVVLLDEPLGALDAFTRYKLQDELVKLRTHTDATLILVTHDIDEALYLSDEIVLLGDGARIINQYTVHQSHPRNRNDAALLSIRHQIMEDFALNHHMAEPEYHL, translated from the coding sequence GTGATTGAAATTAAAGCACTGCAGCATGATTTTGGGGCACATCGGGTCATTCAAAATTTTAATTTAACCATACCGACTGGAAAGATTGTGAGCTTGATTGGTAAAAGTGGTTGCGGCAAATCGACGTTACTCAATATTATCGGTGGATTTTTAACACCGACATCAGGTGACATCATCATCAATCAGACACCAAAGACGGCGCCATCACCGGACTGCTTAATGCTATTTCAACATCATAATTTATTACCTTGGAAAACGATTAACGACAATATTAGGCTCGGCTTAAATCAAAGTGTATCCAATACGCACATCAATACCTATTTATCGACTGTCGGGTTAGCTAATAAAGGGACGCACTTCCCTGCTGAGCTGTCTGGCGGGATGCAGCAACGTGTCGCCATTTGTCGTGCACTGATTCATCAACCTCGTGTCGTTTTATTAGACGAACCCCTCGGCGCACTGGATGCCTTTACACGTTATAAATTGCAAGATGAATTGGTTAAATTACGCACACATACAGATGCAACACTGATCCTCGTGACGCATGACATTGACGAAGCACTCTATTTATCCGATGAAATTGTCTTACTCGGGGACGGGGCGCGCATTATCAATCAATATACCGTGCATCAATCTCATCCGAGAAACCGTAATGATGCGGCATTATTGTCAATTCGCCATCAAATCATGGAAGATTTCGCACTCAATCATCACATGGCGGAACCAGAATATCATTTGTAA
- a CDS encoding LacI family DNA-binding transcriptional regulator — protein sequence MATIKEVAALAGVSVATVSRAMNQSGYVKAATKAKIDAAIQQLDYAPNEVARTLNMKQSKVLGLLLPDMSNPFFTQVARGVEDTAMAHGYHIMIGNGAMNEHKELNYLATFKANHCSGIIASQLSTAHAFEQLQSDERPHVLVDRVTADDYCVEADHQQGGRLQAEVVLRGEGQRVLIVYQDQSYQSFQQRYETARKVLQEAGCTVFEISDLAMTEAHFLNLVHENNIDSVICSHDVAAFRVLKWLYYDGQRVPEMIQVVGYDDMPLAEWFVPGLTTVRQPAYTLGERAAQKLIAQIEGQSNIERKTVLDVTLIERETTRRNE from the coding sequence ATGGCGACAATAAAAGAAGTGGCAGCTTTGGCGGGTGTGTCGGTAGCGACTGTATCTCGAGCGATGAATCAGAGTGGTTATGTAAAAGCTGCGACGAAGGCTAAAATTGATGCAGCCATTCAACAGTTAGACTATGCGCCAAATGAAGTGGCTCGTACTTTGAATATGAAACAATCTAAAGTTCTGGGTTTATTGTTACCAGATATGAGCAACCCATTCTTTACACAAGTGGCACGTGGCGTAGAAGATACAGCAATGGCGCACGGTTATCACATTATGATTGGAAATGGTGCGATGAATGAGCATAAAGAGTTGAACTATTTGGCAACGTTCAAAGCAAATCATTGCAGTGGTATTATCGCGTCGCAACTGTCAACAGCGCATGCCTTTGAACAGCTCCAAAGTGATGAGCGGCCCCATGTGCTCGTCGATCGAGTGACAGCGGATGACTATTGTGTTGAAGCCGATCATCAACAAGGGGGACGTTTGCAAGCTGAAGTGGTACTCCGTGGCGAGGGCCAGCGCGTGTTGATTGTGTATCAAGATCAAAGTTATCAATCATTTCAACAGCGGTATGAAACAGCACGCAAAGTATTACAAGAAGCGGGCTGTACAGTATTTGAAATATCAGATTTAGCTATGACTGAGGCCCATTTTTTAAATTTAGTGCATGAAAACAACATTGACAGTGTGATTTGTAGTCATGATGTGGCGGCATTTCGTGTATTGAAATGGCTTTATTATGATGGACAACGTGTACCCGAAATGATACAAGTGGTTGGTTATGATGACATGCCACTCGCGGAATGGTTTGTGCCTGGATTAACCACTGTGCGACAACCGGCATATACGTTAGGGGAACGCGCAGCTCAAAAATTAATCGCCCAAATTGAAGGTCAAAGCAATATAGAAAGAAAAACAGTGTTAGATGTCACATTAATAGAAAGAGAAACGACAAGGAGGAATGAATGA
- a CDS encoding DUF4242 domain-containing protein — protein sequence MSLYLLETQDLSFAKTSAELEAKVQSLSEQGGPELIEVQVTEDLSHGYFIVEGNSEEEAKQFLEDASIQVSLVKEVRLVGKDLEEVKQGDVSIDYLVTWNIPEGITMEQYLERKKKNSVHYEEVPEVQFQRTYVCEDMTKCVCLYNAPDEDAVRRAREAVNTPIDGIEKI from the coding sequence ATGTCATTATACTTATTGGAAACTCAAGATTTATCATTCGCCAAAACATCAGCAGAATTAGAAGCAAAGGTACAATCACTTTCTGAACAAGGAGGCCCAGAATTGATTGAAGTCCAAGTGACAGAAGATTTATCACATGGCTATTTCATTGTAGAGGGCAACAGTGAAGAAGAGGCAAAACAATTTTTAGAAGATGCGTCTATTCAAGTCAGCTTAGTGAAAGAAGTACGCCTTGTCGGCAAAGATTTAGAGGAAGTGAAACAAGGCGACGTTTCTATCGACTATTTAGTCACTTGGAACATCCCAGAAGGCATTACAATGGAGCAATATTTAGAACGTAAAAAGAAAAATTCCGTCCATTATGAAGAAGTGCCTGAAGTTCAATTCCAAAGAACTTACGTTTGCGAAGATATGACAAAGTGCGTCTGCCTCTATAATGCACCAGATGAAGATGCGGTTCGTCGTGCACGTGAAGCTGTGAATACACCGATTGACGGCATCGAAAAAATTTAA
- a CDS encoding peroxiredoxin family protein: MTEFRLGDQMPNFQLNTTDGATFDFQKFQQGHPNQWYFVINFRGAWCPICVDEIESLVANKGYFEGKNIQIILTSDDSADNLRQLVADKAVPFPVLVDDNNDFANAYGVYSHPDDAIYNDHGKHNEPAYFLISEDNRLLYQQKQTNPFGRPTLVELRKIIQYIQKSYKKAE; the protein is encoded by the coding sequence ATGACAGAATTTAGATTAGGCGATCAAATGCCGAACTTCCAATTGAATACAACAGATGGTGCGACATTTGATTTTCAAAAATTTCAACAAGGCCATCCAAATCAATGGTATTTTGTGATCAATTTCCGTGGTGCTTGGTGTCCAATATGTGTGGATGAGATTGAAAGTTTAGTGGCAAATAAAGGTTACTTTGAAGGGAAAAATATTCAAATCATTTTAACTTCAGATGATTCAGCAGATAATCTTCGTCAATTGGTAGCGGACAAAGCCGTACCATTTCCAGTGCTGGTTGACGACAACAATGATTTTGCGAATGCTTATGGTGTTTATAGTCATCCAGATGATGCGATTTATAATGATCACGGTAAGCATAATGAGCCTGCATATTTCTTAATCTCAGAGGACAATCGTTTGCTTTATCAACAAAAACAGACGAATCCTTTTGGTCGTCCAACATTAGTGGAGTTGAGAAAGATTATTCAATATATCCAAAAAAGTTATAAAAAGGCTGAGTAG